The sequence TAGAGCTTGTTTATCAAATGTGGAGTTATACTCACGCTGTTCATGCATTTGTAAAGACAAGAATTCCAAGGGAAGTAGAAAAGGCAAAAGTACCTTCAGTGAAGGATATCTATCCCGTGGCAGAAACCTACGAGAGAGATGCTCATGAATTTTACAAGGTGTACTTTGAGGGTAATGAAAAACTGGAAATGCCGTGGATTCTCGAGGATGAGGATAGAGAAGCAGGAGTTTGCCATAGAAAAGACTTTGACATGCTTGATTATGTGAAAAGGAAATACAAGATTCTGGATAGGTTCGAAGAGGATAAGGAGGACTATGTAATTTGAGGTGATGATGATGGTTTCACAAGAGGAACTCATTAGAGAAGCGAGAGAGAATGGGATGGAACTCTTACCCCTGGATAAAGACACTTATGAGTTGTTTTTTGGTCCCCAGCACATGGCCACTGAGAATTACAGCTTAATCTTAAAACTGGATGGGCATAGAGT comes from Thermococcus sp. EP1 and encodes:
- a CDS encoding NADH-quinone oxidoreductase subunit C, giving the protein MTLEKEENIVRQILEKAPYAEGKVRRARRIEFHIPAERIREFLTLLKESNFETMMQITAVDWIKDGEIELVYQMWSYTHAVHAFVKTRIPREVEKAKVPSVKDIYPVAETYERDAHEFYKVYFEGNEKLEMPWILEDEDREAGVCHRKDFDMLDYVKRKYKILDRFEEDKEDYVI